From the Octadecabacter antarcticus 307 genome, one window contains:
- a CDS encoding D-alanyl-D-alanine carboxypeptidase family protein, with translation MIRHIAAPFAILALIAASAAPVSAQTFDTRAGAAYVLDHSTGIVLLEKNADDPLPPASMSKLMTLYMAFEAVNPLNGQDPILTFDDVLPVSQHCMDYTGSTMFLDTTDRVRVEDLVRGIIVLSGNDASCVIAEALSRDGTEAGFAQQMTERAQQIGMMNSSFANSNGWPAAGNRVTMRDLGTLADRLITDYPTYYPLFAEREFDYDGEHLANIRNRNPLLALNIGADGLKTGHTREAGFGLVGSAKQGDRRIIFVVTGIETAQERAAETERIVNWAFRQFTQRDIARGGTQIAQAEVWRGEQPVVGLLLQEDLSLLVPTSGSREISAEVVYTGPIQAPIVQGDAIAELVIHLENLPETRVPLVADASVALGGFSSRLRTAAGVLIERINAQDPDLVEAE, from the coding sequence ATGATCCGCCACATCGCTGCCCCTTTCGCCATACTTGCCCTGATTGCCGCCAGTGCTGCCCCGGTTTCCGCGCAGACGTTCGACACCCGCGCCGGTGCAGCCTATGTGCTGGATCATTCTACGGGCATCGTCTTGCTTGAAAAGAACGCGGACGACCCGCTGCCGCCCGCATCGATGTCCAAACTCATGACACTTTACATGGCGTTTGAGGCGGTAAACCCGTTAAACGGGCAGGACCCAATCCTGACGTTTGACGATGTATTGCCCGTGTCCCAGCACTGCATGGATTACACCGGATCGACGATGTTTCTCGACACAACCGACCGTGTGCGTGTTGAAGACCTGGTGCGCGGCATTATCGTTCTGTCGGGCAATGACGCGTCGTGCGTGATCGCAGAAGCTCTGTCGCGCGATGGCACCGAAGCGGGCTTTGCCCAGCAGATGACCGAGCGTGCCCAGCAGATTGGCATGATGAATTCCAGTTTTGCAAATTCCAACGGTTGGCCGGCCGCAGGTAACCGCGTGACGATGCGCGATCTTGGCACGCTCGCAGATCGATTGATCACCGATTATCCGACGTACTATCCGCTCTTTGCTGAGCGGGAATTTGACTATGACGGCGAACACCTTGCCAATATTCGAAACCGCAACCCCTTGTTGGCGTTGAACATTGGGGCTGACGGTCTGAAAACCGGCCACACACGCGAGGCCGGCTTTGGGCTCGTAGGGTCTGCAAAACAAGGTGATCGCCGCATCATCTTCGTCGTCACAGGGATCGAAACTGCACAAGAACGTGCCGCAGAAACGGAACGCATCGTAAATTGGGCGTTTCGCCAATTTACCCAGCGCGACATCGCCCGCGGCGGTACCCAGATCGCGCAAGCCGAAGTTTGGCGCGGCGAACAACCCGTCGTGGGGCTGTTGTTACAGGAAGATTTGTCCTTGTTGGTCCCAACATCAGGTAGCAGAGAAATCAGCGCAGAAGTTGTTTACACTGGTCCAATCCAAGCGCCGATCGTGCAAGGGGACGCGATTGCCGAATTGGTCATCCACCTCGAAAATCTGCCCGAAACGCGCGTGCCTTTGGTGGCAGACGCGTCAGTCGCATTGGGTGGGTTCAGTTCACGTCTGCGCACCGCAGCGGGTGTGCTAATTGAGCGCATAAACGCGCAGGATCCCGACCTCGTTGAGGCTGAGTGA
- the tmk gene encoding dTMP kinase, which yields MVNHAHVTAQSNAHGGPPHGLFISFEGIDGSGKSTQTKLLKDRFPDAVLTREPGGSAGAEEIRALLLTGDPDRWSAETEILLFTAARRDHLEKTILPALAAGKTVICDRFADSTRVYQGATRGALRGAVDTLHDVMIGREPDLTFIIDMDPGIALSRGLARGSGEDRFEDMGLAFQETLRHGFLALAKANPDRCVLIDGNRDPVAVAAEIAVHVTDRVSAI from the coding sequence ATGGTCAATCATGCCCACGTCACTGCACAAAGCAATGCCCACGGCGGGCCACCTCATGGGCTGTTTATCTCATTTGAGGGGATCGACGGATCCGGAAAATCCACCCAAACTAAATTGCTCAAAGACCGCTTTCCAGATGCTGTTCTGACCCGTGAACCGGGCGGCAGCGCAGGTGCTGAGGAAATCCGCGCGCTGCTGCTGACGGGCGATCCGGACCGATGGTCGGCAGAAACCGAAATTCTGTTGTTTACAGCCGCGCGTCGCGACCATCTGGAAAAGACGATCCTGCCGGCCTTGGCCGCTGGAAAAACCGTCATCTGTGATCGTTTTGCTGACAGTACCCGCGTCTATCAGGGTGCAACGCGCGGGGCGTTGCGCGGCGCGGTCGACACTTTGCACGACGTCATGATTGGCCGTGAACCGGACCTGACGTTCATTATTGATATGGACCCAGGCATTGCATTGTCGCGCGGCTTGGCGCGCGGGTCGGGCGAAGACCGGTTCGAGGACATGGGGCTGGCATTTCAGGAAACCCTGCGCCACGGCTTCCTCGCTCTCGCAAAAGCCAATCCAGACCGCTGCGTGTTGATCGACGGCAACCGTGATCCCGTTGCAGTGGCGGCTGAAATCGCCGTGCATGTTACCGACCGCGTGTCTGCGATCTGA
- a CDS encoding DNA polymerase III subunit delta' has product MAIAPQDRPRPDQIEGAPHPSQTAILFGQSRAETDFLDAFTSDRLHSGWLITGPQGVGKATLAWRMAAFLLSQPLVAGDDMFSAPPPPTSLDVDDDNGDLRLLHAGAHPRLFVVRRTMNVTETGLQDQITMAALRGHKSGPNKLMDFLHQSAADGGRRVVIIDCADEMNPSVANSILKVLEEPPKNTFFLLVSHQPSRLLPTIRSRCRILRCGLLGTDDVTAALAQADIMVDRGDALTALSGGSVGEAIRLTNLDGLSLYSELIILFNGLPNFDRPRALKLADSCIGKAGATRFALTLDLIDKFLARAARAGLEGPPAMQAATGEALLLAKLSPHDAAARAWAALAQEVTDRTRHGKAVNLDPAALILDTLFKIEKAAEGVAPV; this is encoded by the coding sequence ATGGCCATCGCGCCGCAAGACCGCCCGCGCCCTGACCAAATCGAAGGCGCGCCCCATCCGTCCCAAACAGCGATCCTGTTCGGCCAATCCCGCGCGGAAACTGATTTCCTAGACGCGTTTACCTCAGACCGCCTGCATTCCGGCTGGCTGATCACCGGTCCGCAGGGCGTCGGCAAAGCGACGCTTGCATGGCGCATGGCCGCGTTTTTGTTGTCCCAGCCCTTGGTGGCAGGCGATGACATGTTTAGTGCCCCGCCCCCGCCCACAAGTCTTGATGTGGATGATGATAATGGCGATCTGCGGCTGCTGCACGCCGGTGCACATCCACGATTATTCGTGGTTCGGCGCACAATGAATGTCACGGAAACTGGCTTGCAAGACCAAATCACCATGGCAGCGTTGCGCGGTCACAAAAGTGGCCCCAACAAGCTGATGGACTTCCTGCATCAAAGTGCCGCGGACGGTGGTCGCCGCGTGGTCATTATTGATTGCGCAGATGAAATGAACCCGTCGGTTGCCAACTCCATTCTCAAGGTTCTTGAAGAGCCACCAAAGAATACATTCTTTCTGCTGGTGTCGCATCAACCGTCTCGGCTGTTGCCAACGATCAGGTCGCGCTGCCGGATACTGCGTTGTGGATTGTTGGGCACAGATGATGTGACGGCAGCCCTTGCGCAGGCTGATATTATGGTTGATCGCGGCGATGCGTTGACTGCGCTTTCGGGTGGCTCTGTGGGTGAGGCGATCCGACTGACAAACCTCGACGGGCTTTCGCTGTATTCAGAATTAATTATCCTGTTCAATGGCTTGCCTAATTTTGATCGCCCTCGTGCCCTTAAACTTGCGGACAGTTGCATCGGCAAGGCGGGTGCGACGCGCTTTGCGCTCACCCTTGATCTGATCGACAAGTTTCTCGCACGTGCTGCCCGCGCTGGATTGGAAGGCCCACCGGCAATGCAGGCCGCAACAGGTGAGGCATTGTTGCTTGCCAAACTCTCTCCCCATGACGCCGCAGCGCGCGCTTGGGCTGCTTTGGCGCAAGAGGTCACTGATCGCACGCGTCATGGCAAAGCAGTCAATCTTGACCCTGCCGCCCTCATCCTTGATACGCTGTTTAAGATCGAAAAGGCTGCCGAAGGTGTGGCCCCTGTTTAA